The genomic stretch GAGATTGTAACAATCTCGAAATATGTGTCAAAAATCTCACATCAACTGTCATTCAGCGGCTTTGAAAAAAGTTTAAAAATTAGACTTGCAATATATAGTGGCTTTATACCACTATATATTCATCGAAGGTCATCAGACAAAAAGAGGATGATATGGCTATCCAGCTTTTAGATGCGGCAAGAAATGAAATTCCAGTGAAATTCACGCAGTTTTCTGGTGGAGAGCGTCATGTTCAAATTGATGAGACAACGTTAGGTTCACTATCTGGCAACGTATTGGTCCGCGCGCAAATGACTTCAAGTCACGATGTGATGGACTATTTACTACTTGAAAATATATTGCTGACTCAGGGTTTAACCGTTGACCTAGAAATTCCGTATTTTCCATATGCACGTCAGGACCGTATTTGTGCAGTAGGCCAAGCATTCTCACTCGATGTGATGACGAAGCTACTTAACATCAACGCAGACAAAAAAGCGGGCAAACAAGGCAAGGTGACTGTTTGGGACTGCCATAGTGAAGTAACAACAGCATTACTTGCTGCCAATACTTCTTTTAGCGAAGTTGTAAATGTCAGTTCAGTCGATATCATCGCAAAGAGTGAAGCGCTAAGTACATTGTTAAAAGATGAAAAAACAGTGCTGGTTTGCCCAGACAAAGGCGCAAAAGCGCGTACACAAAGGGTCGCAGATGCTTTTAATTCTAAACGCAAAAAACCAATCACTATTGTTCAGTGCGATAAAAAACGTGATCCGGTAACTGGCAAAATTTTAGGTACACATGTACATGCGACTGATTTATCAGGCCTCACAGCGGTCATTACCGATGACATTTGCGACGGCGGTGCAACCTTTATTGGTATTGCCAAAGAACTGCGTCGCCTCAATTGCCATAAGGTCGTTCTATATGTGACCCACGGTATTTTCAGTAAAGGAATAGAGGTTTTTGATGGACTGTTAGATCAACTATTCACCTCAGACAGCTTTCCACAACAACCATCAGACAAAATTTCAGTAATTGCTTTTGCAGCAGAATAAAGAGAACAAAGATGACGATTAAACTTAATCCATTAAACGCTATCGATTTTTATAAAGCGGATCACAGACGTCAGTATCCAGCAGGTACAGAGTACGTGTACGCAAACTTTACGCCGCGTTCATCTCGACTTGCTAAAATGTTGCCTGACTTCGACGATAAAGTGGTGTTCTTTGGTCTTCAGGGTTTTATCAAACACTTTTTAATCGATACATGGAATGAAGGCTTTTTTAAGCAACCTAAAGACAAGGTGGTAGCTGCATATAAACGCCGTATGGATAGTTCATTAGGTGAAGGTGCTGTACCAGTTGATCACATTGAAGCATTACACGACTTGGGCTATTTACCATTACGTATTAAAGCATTGCCGGAAGGTAGCCGCGTCAATATGCGTGTACCTGTGCTCACCGTAATTAATACCGACCCGTGTTTCTTTTGGCTCACCAACTATATTGAAACCGTGTTAAGTGCTGAACTTTGGAAAAGCTGCACTACAGCAACGATTGCCTACGAGTACAAACGATTATTAACTCAATATGCCGTAAAAACTGGCGCACCACTCGATTTCGTACCTGTGCAAGGACACGATTTTAGTAGCCGTGGCATGAGTGGAATTTATGATGCGGCACAATCAGGAGTAGGCCACTTAACCAGTTTCATTGGAACAGACTCGGTTGCTTCAATCGACTACGCAGAAGAATATTACAATGCAACAGGTGTGATAGGGGTATCTGTACCAGCGACCGAACACAGCGTGATGTGTATGGGTACAGAAGACAGTGAGCTAGAAACATTTAAGCGTTTAATTTGCGAGCTTTATCCGTCTGGTGTTGTCAGTATTGTGTCTGACACTTGGGACTTTTGGCGAGTCATTACAGAATTTACGGTTGCTTTAAAACCTGAAATTTTGGCGCGACAACCTAATGCTTTAGGCTTGGCTAAATTGGTTTTCCGCCCTGACTCTGGTGATCCTGTTAAAATTATTTGTGGTGACCCAGATGCCGAAGTCGGCAGCCCAGCATATAAAGGAGCAGTTGAATGTTTATGGGAAGTATTTGGCGGTATAACAACTGAACAAGGCTATAAAGTACTCAATGAACGTGTCGGTTTAATTTACGGCGACTCGATTACTCTAGAACGTGCACAGCGTATTTTAGAAGGGTTAGAAGCCAAAGGTTTTGCTTCAAACAACTTGGTGTTTGGGATTGGCAGTTTTACCTATAACTACTTAACTCGCGATACTTTTGGATTTGCTGTGAAAGCGACTTGGGGACAGGTGAATGGTGTAGGTCGAGAGCTGTTTAAAGACCCGATTACTGACTCAGGCGTAAAAAAATCGGCGAAAGGTCTATTACGTATTGAGGAAAGTGAAAATGGCTTTACCTTATTTGATGAACAAACAGCCGAGCAAGAACAAGACGGGGCGCTAAAAACTGTCTTTGAAAATGGTAAACTTCAATATGAGTGTACTTTGGATCAAATACGTGAGCGTTTATCCATCGCATAACTGAGTTTAGATGAGCCGTTGCATGTGTATCGGCTCATCATTTTTATTGAGAGACTGAACGTGACTATTCAAACTGAACAAGAATTCCTTGCCAGTTATGATCGCCGAGATTATGACGCACCTTTACTCACTGTCGATATGGCTATTTTCTCGGTATTTAATGGCCAGTTACAGGTATTACTCATTAAGCGGCCCAACTTTCCAGCCAAAGACCAATGGGCCTTACCGGGTGGTTTTGCCGATTTAACCCATGACCGAGATTTGATGGTAACGGCATATCGGAAGCTTGTCGAAAAAACAGGAATTAGTTCACCTTACTTAGAACAAGTTGCTTCTGTCGGTAACGCGAAACGTGATCCGCGTGGCTGGGCCGTGACCATTTTGTATTTTGCTTTAATTGATTTTAATGCCTATCAACATCAAGCTTTGGCTGAATACAGTGAATGGGTGCCTGTAGCAAAAGCACAAGATTTAACGTTGGCGTTTGATCATAATGAACTGCTCAGCTTAGCTTTAGAGCGTTTAACCAATAAAACTCGCTATACCGCTTTGCCAGCTAGTCTCATGCCCGAGTTATTTACACTGACCGAGCTACAGACTATTTATGAAATTATTCTTGGGCAATCCTTAGATAAAAAAGCGTTTAGACGCCGTATGATAGAAGCAGGCGCAGTTGAAGAAACCAACCACAGTAAAATTGTAGGCAAACGACCAGCTCAGCTTTACCGCTATGCACTTGATTCTTTCGATTTTATATTTCCTCGTTCACTCGAATTACCTAGAAATAAAGAGAGTGAAGACAAGCAAAACAATGAGCTTTCTGACTAGCGCATCTTGATGCACTTTTGATTTATAATGCCGCGCTTATGATTGATTTCATGTTTTAGTCAGCGCTTTGCCTATGTCACACCTTTCTCCCTGCTTCCAGCAAAACCAGTTTTTTGTGTTGGTGGAGTACCTCACTTCACTACATGAAATTTATCCTGTAAGACGTGAGTTTGCAGGGTATCCGGCTGCAATGACATTGGCAGATCGTGTACATTCAGATCATGATATCGCGCCGCTAGAAGCCAGCAAAAGTTACCCTGACTCAATAGAGAAAGTCTTACACTTTTCAGGTAAGGCCCGAGACATACAAGACTTCGAGTTCTTTTTAGAACAAGCCAAGTCTGCCAATGTTCAAAACTTGTTATTGCTTACAGGCGACAAACTTAAAGAGCATCATAATGGTCGAGACGGACAGCTTCGTAGCCGATACCTAGAGTCTGTAAACGCCGTAATGGCTGCCAAGCAGCATGGTGGTTTTCGTATTGGCGTTGCCTTTAATCCATTTAAATATGTCGAAGCTGAGCGTGATGCACAGTATTTAAAACTGCATAAGAAGATTAAAGCAGGTGCTGACTTTATCATTACCCAATTGGGCTATGACATTGAAGCCTTAAAACAAGCCAAATCATTTTTAACCAAGCATGATTATTCGCAGCAAATACTGGCTTGTGTGATGCCTCTGACTTTAGGCCGAGCCAATTTTATGGTGAAGCATAAAGTCGCAGGTATTGTGATTACCCCGCACATGTTAAAAGTCTTGGCAGAAGAAAAACAGGCAGGGCATACAGACCGCGTTTATTTACGCTGTGCTTTACAGATTTTGATATGTAAACACTTAGGATTTGCTGGAATTCATTTATCTGCCTGTCATAAGCCAGAAGAGCAAATGTTGCTTGAAAGCTACATTGGGCAATACAGACATCTGGAGCTTAAAGCCTTAGAAGAGCTTTGGAATTCACTTTGGCAAGTCACGTCAGGCAAAGAGTTTTCACCTGAAATTACGTATTTTTCACGTCAGCCAACCTCTAAACAATTAATTAAATATCGTCAGCTACATGTTATGCATGAAGCAATGTTTGGATCAAAAATTGCCAAAGGCGTCGGACGTTTTATTTTCAAAGCATCTTTTTGGGAAAACGCTTTGATCGCCAAACTCTTACTTAAAACGGAAGTGCTGAGTAAACATAGCCTAGTGGGATGTGAAAGCTGTGGTCAGTGCCGCTTAGGTGACACTTTGTATATTTGTCCTGAAACCTGTCCAAAAGGTTTAGCCAATGGGCCTTGTGGCGGAACAACTTTAGACCGCTGTGAATTTGGTGACCGTGAATGTATTCACTCAGTCAAAGCAAGACTTGCAAAAGCAGTTGCACAAACTGAAATACTAAAAGAGAAATTGATTCCAACGGTACCACTTCAAACGAGAGGGACCAGTTCTTGGAAAAACTGGTATTTAGCAACAGAAGCTTAAGTTTTGTATTAACCCTTGATTTGAACTTGTTAAAAAATCAAATGATATGCTAAAGAATGGCAATAATTTAAAAATAACAATCGTTTGCCTTAATTATGTCCAATCAAAATGGCTATCGAGGAGTATACTTAAAGCAAATCTTTTGCGTTAAAGGAAAGGCTGTCTCAATGAAAAAATTGGTTGCTGTACTTACTGTAATTGTTGTTTTAACTGGATGCGTTTACGACCCTGTTAATTACAACAAAATACACGACCAAGAGTTCCAAGATCACCTCAGGCAAAACGGTTAGTAATAAAAAAGCCCACTCAATGAGTGGGTTTTACAATGCTGCAAAGAATCTTTGTGATGAACTCATGCATTACCACTTTGCAGACTGGTTATATAATGTATGTGATAAATACTAAACACGTGAACAGATAGATTTCCGAAATTTAGGGTCGTAGGTTCGATGCTCGCCGAGCGCACCGTACCTGTTGAGTGACAAACAGATTCATACCTTCGCTCAAAAGCTTTCTCAACATTTTGAGTTTTCAACCCAATTGCGTCAGACATGGTAAAAGCATTGAAAGCAATGCCATTTAAAACGGTTGGGTAGGGAAAAACAACGAGAGATTATCGCCAATTACTTTGTGAGTGAATCAGATCCGTTTCGTAAAACTAAATCTAAAACGCAGTGCCAGATTGATGACAATCAAGCTCGTGCAGTACAACGTTTAATATTGAATTTAATGGGGCAGAGTGAAGTTATGGATGGAAGCGATGATAGACTATTAATTTCGTGGTCAGAAATGGTAAATGATGAACGCACCCAGTATGGTTTTATTGGGTACGAATAAAATATTAAGTAATTTACGTATGATGATTTTTAGTTAAATTATATTTGGAATAAGAAGTTAAATAGTATATTAATATCTGTAATAACATTAACTTAGAATGGTTAAAACAAGAGTGAATAAAATCATTTTTTCTTTACTTATTTTGTTCTCTGCTACGGCGTATGGGGCAGAAGTTGATAATGCTTTACTTCAGAAAAATTTAGAAGCAGCAAACTTACAAATTGAGGTTTTAAAGGCTCAAGTTGAAGTGATGAAAAGTTATCAGGATAAATTCCTTTCAACAGTTTATTGGTCACTTGGTACAGTTGCCGCTTTAGTCGTTTTTTTAGCAGGTATTAACTGGTTTACTAATAATAGGAATCTTGAAAAAGAGGCTCAACTACAAAAGGAAACTATACAAAATGAATTAATTTCAATTAGAAATAAATTGAATGAGAAAGTAGATGAAGCTTTATTAGAAAGTAAAGCAGCCTCTAATGAAGCAATTAAACTATTAGAAAATGACCTTAAAACTTCTATTTTAGAAAAATCAGAAAATTTAGGAAAAAGTATAAATGCTGGTTTAATCAACAATTTGAGACCGATTATTCGGGACTTGAGAGAATTAAAAAGAAGATCACTAGAGTCAGATTATGAGGATTACTTAAATAGAAAAATTTATGAAAATGCTATAAGAAAGACCTGTGAATTATTAGATTTGACAATAAATGATTATGATTTCCAAAGTAATACTAGTAATGCACTCACAAAGATTGAGACTACTTTAAAATTAGCCCAGCAAGATCGGCGTCTCAGTGGTGTTTCTCCCGAGACAATTGCTATGCTTGTCAATAGTTTAAAACCATTTGAAGAAAAGCATAATATTGTCATAAAAAGAATTCATCAGCAATTATCAGAAATTGAGTAAAAAAGCACCATAATATGCTTTTTTTACTCTTTAGAATAAGATGCAGGACAATAGATTTTTTACTAAATTTATATAATATTTACGTATTCCAATATTTTATAATGGGCAAAAGAATTTTATGGGTAGAATATTATTAATTTTTATAAGTTTATTGATTATTGGCCCAGTGTACAGTGCTGATGATTTTTTCGAAAAAAAACCTTCTATTTTAATTGCTAAAGATGAAGAGGCTCAAAATACTAAAAGTGGTGAGAGTGTTGTTTTTTTTGAGTCAGCAATGCAACAAAAAATAGATCGTACAAATCAACTTTTTAGAAGGGCTGAGCGAGATAAAGATGTTCTATTCCAAACGTCAAATATGACTGATTATGATAAATCACAATATTACAGAGAAAATAAGTTTGCTAATTATAGAGGTTATTCTCCATACATTGAATCTACACCTAATAGAAAAGTAATTTCAGAGGAAGAATATGAACAGCTAATGGAGAAAAAAAGAAAAGAGAGAAAAGTTGATCGAAGCCTTTGGTACCTATTAGATAAGTAATTTCAGAAGATGAATTTCAATATTTAAAAGCGCCCTAGGAAAGCTAGAAAATTAATATTTTTACGAACAAAATATAGCTATTACCTACCAAATCAAAAAATAGATATGTTGTAGAAAAGGATGGGGTTGGTATTAAGCTCAGAGGAAGCACTTAACCGATCTTCTTAAAATTCGATGGATTTCGTTAAATAGGTAGACGATGACCGCACTTTTAGAAAAGGATTTCAGCCCGTCTGAGTTTACATTGTTCTCTGAAATATTATGGAAACTTGGCTCAGGCAAAGGGCAATACAATTTACGTGAAAATATCATTGCAGATATTGCCATTTTGTTACGTGCTGATTTTGCCGCGTCTTATATTTGGGATTCAACGCATAATTTATCGAAAGAAGGTGTGATATGGAAAATCGACCCAAAAGCGATGGAGGACTATGAGTGTATTTGGCAATTTGATGACCCTATTACTGCACAGCTTCGCAAACGTCAAAAACCAACATTTGTAAATGAAGTCATGCCTCTTGCAGACCTTAAAAAAACAAGTTATTACAATGAGTTTTTGAGAGCCTATGGTTTGTATCACGGCATAAATATTTATTTTGTCCGAAATGGTATAGATATTGGCGATTTACGTATTTGGCGTGCAAAAGATGCTGACATGTTTGGTGAACGTGAAAAAAGAATATTAAATCTGCTTGAACCTTATTTTACTCAAGCCTTACCAGCAGATTTGTCAACACAATATGGTCTGACTCCACGAGAACAAGAAGTGGTTCATTTAGTCTCTAAAGGCTTAAGTGATAAAGAGGTGGCAAATTTACTTGGTATAAGCTTTACCACATTAAGAACCCATCTGAACAACTCTATGAGAAAAATAGGCTGTAATAATCGCACTGAAATGACTTTACTCATTCAACATTAAAACAAAAACAATTCTCAATTTTGAGGATGCGAATGAATGAGCAATTTGTACTAAGTTCTTAAGATCACAACTTAAATGGATTTTAAGTCATCATGTCAAATGCACTTGAAAAAAATAATTGGATTGAATTACAGGGTTTAGCAAATGCTTCAGTAGATGTCATTACTCAATTGATTCATGAGAGAAAAGTATCTTGTGAAGAACTCGTGCATCACTACTTTGCCGCTATTGAAAAACAACAGTCTTTAAATGCATTTATTAGCACA from Acinetobacter pittii encodes the following:
- a CDS encoding phosphoribosyltransferase family protein, which translates into the protein MAIQLLDAARNEIPVKFTQFSGGERHVQIDETTLGSLSGNVLVRAQMTSSHDVMDYLLLENILLTQGLTVDLEIPYFPYARQDRICAVGQAFSLDVMTKLLNINADKKAGKQGKVTVWDCHSEVTTALLAANTSFSEVVNVSSVDIIAKSEALSTLLKDEKTVLVCPDKGAKARTQRVADAFNSKRKKPITIVQCDKKRDPVTGKILGTHVHATDLSGLTAVITDDICDGGATFIGIAKELRRLNCHKVVLYVTHGIFSKGIEVFDGLLDQLFTSDSFPQQPSDKISVIAFAAE
- a CDS encoding NUDIX hydrolase; this encodes MTIQTEQEFLASYDRRDYDAPLLTVDMAIFSVFNGQLQVLLIKRPNFPAKDQWALPGGFADLTHDRDLMVTAYRKLVEKTGISSPYLEQVASVGNAKRDPRGWAVTILYFALIDFNAYQHQALAEYSEWVPVAKAQDLTLAFDHNELLSLALERLTNKTRYTALPASLMPELFTLTELQTIYEIILGQSLDKKAFRRRMIEAGAVEETNHSKIVGKRPAQLYRYALDSFDFIFPRSLELPRNKESEDKQNNELSD
- a CDS encoding helix-turn-helix transcriptional regulator; translated protein: MTALLEKDFSPSEFTLFSEILWKLGSGKGQYNLRENIIADIAILLRADFAASYIWDSTHNLSKEGVIWKIDPKAMEDYECIWQFDDPITAQLRKRQKPTFVNEVMPLADLKKTSYYNEFLRAYGLYHGINIYFVRNGIDIGDLRIWRAKDADMFGEREKRILNLLEPYFTQALPADLSTQYGLTPREQEVVHLVSKGLSDKEVANLLGISFTTLRTHLNNSMRKIGCNNRTEMTLLIQH
- a CDS encoding nicotinate phosphoribosyltransferase, with amino-acid sequence MTIKLNPLNAIDFYKADHRRQYPAGTEYVYANFTPRSSRLAKMLPDFDDKVVFFGLQGFIKHFLIDTWNEGFFKQPKDKVVAAYKRRMDSSLGEGAVPVDHIEALHDLGYLPLRIKALPEGSRVNMRVPVLTVINTDPCFFWLTNYIETVLSAELWKSCTTATIAYEYKRLLTQYAVKTGAPLDFVPVQGHDFSSRGMSGIYDAAQSGVGHLTSFIGTDSVASIDYAEEYYNATGVIGVSVPATEHSVMCMGTEDSELETFKRLICELYPSGVVSIVSDTWDFWRVITEFTVALKPEILARQPNALGLAKLVFRPDSGDPVKIICGDPDAEVGSPAYKGAVECLWEVFGGITTEQGYKVLNERVGLIYGDSITLERAQRILEGLEAKGFASNNLVFGIGSFTYNYLTRDTFGFAVKATWGQVNGVGRELFKDPITDSGVKKSAKGLLRIEESENGFTLFDEQTAEQEQDGALKTVFENGKLQYECTLDQIRERLSIA
- a CDS encoding methylenetetrahydrofolate reductase C-terminal domain-containing protein — translated: MSHLSPCFQQNQFFVLVEYLTSLHEIYPVRREFAGYPAAMTLADRVHSDHDIAPLEASKSYPDSIEKVLHFSGKARDIQDFEFFLEQAKSANVQNLLLLTGDKLKEHHNGRDGQLRSRYLESVNAVMAAKQHGGFRIGVAFNPFKYVEAERDAQYLKLHKKIKAGADFIITQLGYDIEALKQAKSFLTKHDYSQQILACVMPLTLGRANFMVKHKVAGIVITPHMLKVLAEEKQAGHTDRVYLRCALQILICKHLGFAGIHLSACHKPEEQMLLESYIGQYRHLELKALEELWNSLWQVTSGKEFSPEITYFSRQPTSKQLIKYRQLHVMHEAMFGSKIAKGVGRFIFKASFWENALIAKLLLKTEVLSKHSLVGCESCGQCRLGDTLYICPETCPKGLANGPCGGTTLDRCEFGDRECIHSVKARLAKAVAQTEILKEKLIPTVPLQTRGTSSWKNWYLATEA